The following coding sequences are from one Xiphophorus couchianus chromosome 7, X_couchianus-1.0, whole genome shotgun sequence window:
- the LOC114148764 gene encoding restin homolog, with protein MPKKKNKGKSKKPTSSFTQMDSSYKEKLEEAGLILKQKEDELSSVKVRLTEMETWYKGRLGEADAALKQKEDELNSTRSSFTQMDSFYKEKLEEAGLTLKQKEDELSSVKVRLTEMETWYKGRLGEAEAALKQKEDELNSTRSSFTQMDSFYKEKLEEAGLTLKQKEDELSSVKVRLTEMETWYKGRLGEADAALKQNEDELNSTRSSFTQMDSFYKEKLEEAGLILKQKEDELSSVKVRLTEMETWYKGRLGEAEAALKQKDNELNSVKQRLTGMEKRMTSRLTVSSWTEDKTMTVQSANKGAAGIETLYRFKPYDTSVAEIEIFYKRKLDEVSAALKRKDKELKSFKDRLAAQLTVSRENTTSYKMEASLKEQLHKATVAQKQKDRELKSIKDRLASMSYLFKSGDTESMNNPASKTRLTEMYDNLKLLQWPKVKDQLKSRNIQSKVVEGLIQETFRTAAGEANKRKQQIEEAFGLSEYGSGLTAQKVKEYRQLTVQNLQMALFHTNKEKLLKPGFPEFGGPYSEEVKEDLRPLISECYWLSCLMALNNPPLQPDWKNLIPSMDPWDIFPRNITSASVM; from the exons ATGcctaaaaagaagaataaaggTAAATCTAAGAAGCCCACATCGAG TTTCACTCAGATGGATTCATCTTACAAGGAAAAACTGGAAGAGGCAGG actcattttgaaacaaaaggaaGATGAACTGAGCTCAGTCAAAGTCAG GTTGACTGAGATGGAGACATGGTACAAAGGGAGGCTTGGTGAGGCAGA TGCTgctctgaaacaaaaagaagatgaacTCAACTCAACTAGAAGCAG TTTCACTCAGATGGattcattttacaaagaaaaactggaagagGCAGG GCTCACTTTGAAACAAAAGGAAGATGAACTGAGCTCAGTCAAAGTCAG GTTGACTGAGATGGAGACATGGTACAAAGGGAGGCTTGGTGAGGCAGA AGCTgctctgaaacaaaaagaagatgaacTCAACTCAACTAGAAGCAG TTTCACTCAGATGGattcattttacaaagaaaaactggaagagGCAGG ACTCACTTTGAAACAAAAGGAAGATGAACTGAGCTCAGTCAAAGTCAG GTTGACTGAGATGGAGACATGGTACAAAGGGAGGCTTGGTGAGGCAGA TGCTgctctgaaacaaaatgaagatgaaCTCAACTCAACTAGAAGCAG TTTCACCCAAATGGATTCATTctacaaagaaaaactggaagagGCAGG actcattttgaaacaaaaggaaGATGAACTGAGCTCAGTCAAAGTCAG GTTGACTGAGATGGAGACATGGTACAAAGGGAGGCTTGGTGAGGCAGA agCTGCTCTGAAACAAAAGGATAATGAGCTGAACTCAGTCAAACAGAG ATTGACTGGAATGGAAAAAAG GATGACCAGCAGACTCACTGTTTCCAGTTGGACTGAGGACAAAACAATGACTGTCCAATCAGCAAACAAAGGAGCTGCTGGGATTGAGACATTGTACAGATTTAAACCTTATGATACAAG TGTTGCTGAGATTGAGATATTTTACAAACGGAAATTGGATGAAGTGAG TGCTGCTCTAAAACGAAAAGATAAAGAATTGAAATCCTTTAaagacag ATTGGCAGCCCAGCTCACTGTTTcaagagaaaacacaacatcCTACAAGATGGAAGCATCCCTTAAAGAGCAGCTTCATAAGGCCAC agttgctcagaaacaaaaagacagagAGCTAAAGTCGATTAAAGACAG ACTGGCATccatgtcatatttatttaaatctggagACACTGAGAGCATGAACAACCCGGCCAGTAAAACCAGACTGACTGAGATGTACGacaacctgaaactgctgcagtGGCCAAAAGTCAAAGATCAGCTGAAGTCCAGAAACATCCAATCAAAGGTTGTTGAAGGTTTGATTCAG GAAACCTTTAGGACTGCAGCAGGTGAAGCAAACAAAAGGAAGCAGCAGATTGAAGAGGCGTTTGGACTCAGTGAATATGGCAGTGGACTGACTGCACAGAAG GTTAAAGAGTACAGACAGCTGACAGTTCAGAACCTGCAGATGGCGCTGTTCCACaccaacaaagaaaaacttctgAAG CCTGGTTTCCCTGAATTTGGAGGTCCGTACTCAGAGGAAGTGAAAGAGGATCTGAGGCCTCTGATATCTGAATGCTACTGGCTGAGCTGCTTGATGGCTTTAAACAATCCTCCTCTTCAGCCAGACTGGAAGAACCTCATTCCTTCGATGGATCCTTGGGACATTTTCCCTCGAAACATTACATCTGCTTCTGTTATGTAG
- the LOC114148769 gene encoding heat shock 70 kDa protein 12A-like codes for MVLLASDFTWVLTVPAIWDLSAKQFMREAAMEAGIVEEESEEKLVIALEPEAASIWCKKLPSDGFIAEKHNGIPLDQRQGSQYIVVDCGGGTIDITVHEVLEGGALKELHKASGNDLGGQTVDRKFKEFLREIFTDGVWDEYEEKYPSEVQKLMYDFTVLKQPGEDVQFICPFNLGQVAQKKKKLEKFFESVKGASWNDGSIKISKEKMRYFFEESLLGITRNLREILDKNYRIEYVLLVGGFANSQILHQYIIDQFSDTCRILCPFRAQEAIMKGAVEFGRKPSWVASRKSPYTYGVALCEPFDELRHKPEKKFMIGEEKWCCDRFMTLVRVREDVQWDETRELILCPVEEDQTCMMMRFYRTERNFPKYVDDLGVEEVGSFDVPMPNISGGRERQVKLEIRFGSTEITATATDMTSGSKGLIKFDFVRTDDPRCVEPYGIYITLQTEKHYQN; via the exons ATGGTACTCTTGGCTTCTGATTTCACCTGGGTCCTGACTGTTCCTGCCATCTGGGATCTTTCAGCTAAACAGTTCATGAGAGAAGCTGCAATGGAG GCAGGTATTGTGGAAGAGGAATCTGAGGAAAAACTGGTGATTGCACTGGAACCAGAAGCTGCTTCAATCTGGTGTAAGAAGCTTCCATCAGATGGATTCATcgcagaaaaacacaatggtATTCCTTTGGATCAACGCCAAGGATCTCAGTACATTGTTGTTGACTGTGGAG GAGGAACCATTGACATCACTGTTCATGAAGTCCTGGAAGGAGGAGCCTTAAAGGAGCTGCACAAAGCCTCTGGAAACGATCTGGGAGGACAAACTGTAGACAGGAAGTTTAAAGAGTTCCTTAGAGAAATATTCACTGATGGAGTCTGGgatgaatatgaagaaaaatatcCCAGTGAGGTTCAGAAGTTGATGTATGATTTTACTGTTCTCAAACAGCCAGGTGAAGATGTACAGTTCATATGTCCATTTAATCTGGGACAAGTagctcagaaaaagaaaaagttagagAAGTTCTTTGAGTCTGTGAAAGGTGCGTCCTGGAATGATGGATCAATAaaaatttccaaagaaaaaatgAGATATTTCTTTGAGGAGAGTCTGCTGGGCATCACCAGGAATCTTAGGGAAATCCTTGATAAAAATTACAGAATTGAGTATGTTTTGTTAGTTGGGGGTTTCGCGAATAGCCAGATTCTGCATCAGTACATTATTGATCAGTTTAGTGATACCTGTAGGATTCTGTGTCCTTTCAGAGCTCAGGAAGCAATCATGAAAGGAGCTGTTGAGTTTGGAAGAAAACCGTCCTGGGTTGCATCTCGAAAAAGCCCCTACACATACGGGGTGGCCCTCTGTGAGCCCTTTGATGAGCTCAGACATAAGCCAGAAAAGAAATTCATGATTGGTGAGGAGAAATGGTGCTGTGATAGGTTCATGACATTGGTGCGTGTACGTGAAGATGTCCAGTGGGATGAGACTAGAGAACTCATCCTTTGTCCGGTAGAGGAAGATCAGACATGCATGATGATGAGATTTTATCGCACAGAAAGGAACTTTCCTAAGTATGTTGATGACTTGGGAGTTGAGGAAGTTGGTTCATTTGATGTTCCAATGCCTAACATTAGTGGAGGTAGAGAGCGCCAGGTGAAGTTAGAAATCAGGTTCGGCTCCACAGAAATAACAGCTACAGCCACAGACATGACTTCTGGTTCAAAAGGGTTAATCAAGTTTGACTTTGTTAGGACAGATGATCCAAGGTGTGTTGAGCCTTACGGTATTTATATTACTCTCCAGACGGAAAAACACTACCAGAATTAG